From Amycolatopsis sp. cg9, one genomic window encodes:
- a CDS encoding cupin domain-containing protein, with translation MTTSGPGFAMPDFLASIGHAVRPGEQRPLVVHDSELEEIPPGAVPNPTSLRIAGKLPTTTFELFRQVIPAGESSDVQRHHHETVHFVLTGDGHSEIEDETVTWTAGSFVYTPPWTWHRHYNDSAEHPAEFLTIENSRLLGLFGLGRRQSAGLATIAEARADHREDQ, from the coding sequence ATGACCACGTCCGGACCCGGCTTCGCGATGCCCGACTTCCTCGCGAGCATCGGCCACGCCGTCCGCCCCGGCGAACAACGCCCGCTCGTCGTGCACGACAGCGAGCTCGAGGAGATCCCGCCGGGCGCCGTCCCGAACCCGACGTCGCTGCGGATCGCCGGGAAGCTGCCGACCACGACGTTCGAGCTCTTCCGGCAGGTCATCCCGGCCGGTGAGAGCTCGGACGTGCAGCGCCACCACCACGAAACCGTCCACTTCGTCCTGACCGGCGACGGGCACAGCGAGATCGAGGACGAGACCGTCACGTGGACGGCGGGGTCGTTCGTCTACACCCCGCCGTGGACCTGGCACCGCCACTACAACGACTCGGCCGAGCACCCGGCCGAGTTCCTGACCATCGAAAACTCGCGGCTGCTCGGCCTGTTCGGGCTCGGCCGCCGGCAGAGCGCGGGCCTGGCGACCATCGCCGAAGCCCGCGCCGACCACCGGGAGGACCAGTGA
- a CDS encoding DUF3040 domain-containing protein, with the protein MLPEDERRALERIEAEISATDPTLAQRFRRPPQGWRLFFVLLAVTGACALVVGVLAGSATLTVVGLATVGVLVVDHLSRRSRA; encoded by the coding sequence ATGCTGCCCGAGGACGAACGCCGCGCGCTCGAGCGGATCGAAGCCGAGATCTCCGCCACGGACCCCACCCTCGCCCAGCGGTTCCGCCGGCCGCCCCAGGGCTGGCGCCTGTTCTTCGTACTGCTCGCGGTCACGGGCGCGTGCGCGCTCGTCGTCGGCGTCCTCGCCGGCAGCGCGACCCTGACGGTCGTGGGCCTCGCGACGGTCGGCGTGCTGGTCGTGGACCACCTCTCCCGGCGGAGTCGCGCCTGA
- a CDS encoding alpha/beta fold hydrolase produces the protein MTTTGRSAPPIPDHVGIWGELGELEHTLRYVDVPLDGQPVRTRVLRAGAGPDLVLLHGTGGHLEAYARDLAGLARDFRVTVYDMVGHGWSDLPDRPYTIDVLSAHLVSLLDTLGIGRAHLSGESLGGWVVAWTAAHHPDRVDRLVLNTPGNIANKPEVMTKMRDSTMAAVLDPSDETVRRRVEFLFHHKEMVTDELVHLRRRVYSRPGFVQAIGNTLVLQDPEVRKDFAWDPSWVSRVTAPTLLLWTGHDPTGGLDEAELLLGWLPDALLHVIDDAGHWPQWEQVGEFLDVHRRWLLTGGDPS, from the coding sequence GTGACGACCACCGGACGCAGCGCCCCGCCGATCCCCGACCACGTCGGGATCTGGGGCGAGCTGGGCGAACTCGAGCACACCCTGCGCTACGTCGACGTGCCGCTGGACGGGCAGCCGGTGCGCACCCGTGTCCTGCGGGCGGGCGCCGGACCGGACCTGGTGCTGCTGCACGGCACCGGCGGGCACCTCGAGGCGTACGCCCGCGACCTGGCCGGCCTGGCGCGCGACTTCCGCGTCACGGTCTACGACATGGTCGGCCACGGCTGGTCGGACCTGCCGGACCGGCCGTACACGATCGACGTCCTCTCGGCGCACCTGGTGTCCCTTTTGGACACCCTCGGCATCGGGCGCGCGCACCTGTCCGGCGAGTCGCTCGGGGGCTGGGTGGTCGCGTGGACCGCCGCCCACCACCCGGACCGCGTCGACCGGCTGGTGCTCAACACGCCCGGCAACATCGCCAACAAGCCCGAGGTGATGACCAAGATGCGGGACAGCACGATGGCCGCGGTGCTCGACCCGAGCGACGAGACCGTCCGCCGCCGCGTCGAGTTCCTGTTCCACCACAAGGAGATGGTCACCGACGAGCTGGTGCACCTGCGCCGCCGGGTGTACTCCCGGCCGGGGTTCGTCCAGGCCATCGGCAACACGCTCGTGCTGCAGGACCCCGAGGTGCGCAAGGACTTCGCGTGGGATCCGTCGTGGGTGTCGCGCGTGACCGCGCCGACGTTGCTGCTGTGGACCGGCCACGACCCCACCGGCGGCCTCGACGAGGCCGAGCTGCTGCTGGGCTGGCTGCCGGACGCCCTGCTGCACGTCATCGACGACGCCGGCCACTGGCCGCAGTGGGAGCAGGTCGGCGAGTTCCTCGACGTCCACCGCAGGTGGCTGCTGACCGGCGGGGACCCGTCCTGA
- a CDS encoding 2,3-dihydroxyphenylpropionate 1,2-dioxygenase codes for MAEIAGFAGMSHSPFATLLPPPPAGGPGAKFLADAASARRAVEALAPDAIVVIGPDHFHGNFYDVMPPFVLGVEHATGFGDFGSTEGPLPVAGELAWSVHNGLTDAGFDVSLSYSLTVDHGIVQTYEMLTGGTALPMVPLVVNTAAPPLPSLRRCVALGRALGEALRAPGSPGRVLVAASGGLSHWLPSNDPREVAGERRESLIHGRANIHAFAAAREPRVRAMAGDPTARVNPEWDTWFLGRLTADDPDSVAALGHEKLEALAGSGGHEVRCWLIGQAATAAPLKWTSYEPVPEWITGMGIGTTFPIG; via the coding sequence ATGGCCGAGATCGCCGGGTTCGCCGGCATGTCCCACAGCCCGTTCGCGACCCTGCTGCCACCCCCGCCGGCCGGTGGCCCGGGCGCGAAGTTCCTCGCCGACGCGGCTTCGGCGCGCCGCGCGGTGGAAGCACTGGCACCGGACGCGATCGTCGTCATCGGCCCCGACCACTTCCACGGCAACTTCTACGACGTGATGCCCCCGTTCGTCCTCGGCGTCGAGCACGCGACCGGCTTCGGGGACTTCGGCAGCACCGAAGGCCCGCTCCCGGTGGCGGGCGAGCTCGCCTGGTCCGTCCACAACGGACTGACCGACGCCGGCTTCGACGTGTCGCTGTCGTACTCGCTCACCGTCGACCACGGCATCGTGCAGACGTACGAGATGCTCACCGGCGGCACCGCGCTGCCGATGGTCCCGCTGGTGGTCAACACCGCGGCACCCCCGCTGCCCTCGCTGCGGCGGTGCGTCGCGCTGGGCCGGGCGCTGGGCGAGGCGCTGCGCGCGCCGGGCTCCCCCGGCCGCGTGCTGGTGGCGGCGAGCGGCGGCCTGTCGCACTGGCTCCCGTCCAACGACCCGCGCGAGGTGGCGGGCGAGCGCCGCGAGTCCCTGATCCACGGCCGCGCGAACATCCACGCCTTCGCGGCAGCCCGCGAACCCCGCGTCCGCGCCATGGCGGGCGACCCCACCGCCCGGGTCAACCCGGAGTGGGACACCTGGTTCCTCGGCCGCCTGACCGCGGACGACCCCGACTCGGTGGCCGCACTCGGCCACGAGAAGCTGGAAGCACTGGCCGGCAGCGGCGGCCACGAGGTCCGCTGCTGGCTGATCGGCCAGGCGGCGACCGCCGCACCCCTGAAGTGGACCAGCTACGAACCGGTCCCCGAGTGGATCACCGGCATGGGCATCGGCACCACGTTCCCGATCGGCTGA
- a CDS encoding SDR family oxidoreductase, with amino-acid sequence METNQSFANRRRVALVGGGAGGIGSACAAALHARGHRVVLAGRTETTLAETALELGPGADYVVCDLADPAAAAGAVDRVRERHGSLDVLVANAGGPAPGPVFDVPAEQWHHDLDLLVVGPLALLRAALPAMAERGFGRVVVLTSTAVRQPQPGLAASTVLRSATTSAAKLAALEYADRGVTVNCVAVGATLTARRLEVVRGRAGVAGVDVATALAEDLAAIPAGRAAAPREVAAAVAFLASPEAGYVNGTVLAVDGGRTECPA; translated from the coding sequence ATGGAGACCAACCAGTCCTTCGCGAACCGGCGCCGCGTCGCCCTCGTCGGCGGCGGCGCCGGTGGCATCGGCTCGGCTTGCGCGGCCGCGCTGCACGCGCGCGGCCACCGCGTGGTCCTCGCCGGGCGCACGGAGACCACCCTGGCCGAGACCGCGCTCGAGCTCGGCCCCGGCGCCGACTACGTCGTCTGCGACCTGGCGGACCCGGCCGCGGCGGCCGGCGCCGTGGACCGCGTGCGCGAGCGGCACGGCTCGCTCGACGTCCTGGTCGCCAACGCGGGCGGTCCCGCGCCGGGCCCGGTGTTCGACGTCCCCGCCGAGCAGTGGCACCACGACCTCGACCTGCTGGTCGTCGGCCCCCTGGCCCTGCTGCGCGCCGCGCTGCCCGCGATGGCCGAGCGCGGGTTCGGCCGCGTCGTCGTGCTGACCTCGACCGCGGTGCGCCAGCCGCAGCCGGGCCTCGCCGCGTCGACCGTGCTGCGCTCGGCGACGACGTCGGCGGCGAAGCTGGCCGCGCTCGAGTACGCCGACCGGGGTGTCACCGTCAACTGCGTCGCCGTCGGTGCGACGCTCACCGCGCGGCGCCTCGAGGTGGTGCGCGGCCGGGCCGGGGTGGCCGGCGTCGACGTCGCGACGGCGCTGGCCGAGGACCTCGCCGCCATCCCCGCCGGGCGGGCCGCGGCACCCCGCGAGGTCGCGGCCGCGGTGGCGTTCCTCGCGTCCCCCGAAGCGGGGTACGTCAACGGGACGGTGCTGGCGGTCGACGGCGGCCGCACGGAATGCCCGGCCTGA
- a CDS encoding DUF6351 family protein — MANRALRSSTVVAALTAPVLLLGPAAAVAAPGTPPGRQLTIESVSNPRPALVSGGQVLVKVVPPARPVRVDVSANGHDVTAGFRAQPDGSLLGLVTGLRDGANELSARTSGRGPEQRANLRVTNHPGTGPVFSGSQQLPFYCETQAFGLPPAVQPFCSAPTQVSYRYKTTAGVFAPLADPAARPADLATATVGGHAVPYVVRVERGTIDRAVYELAALYDGEPSPVAPDRGWNGKLVYTFGGGCNAGYHQGTSTGGVVNDLFLAQGYAVASSSLNVLDNNCSPIISAEAAMMVKEHFIETYGPVAHTIGWGGSGGAIQQYDIAENYPGIVDGIIPGVSFPDPLSVGGPVSDCRLLNQYFAGPGASFTAAQKQAVAGFASYDTCVSWEQTFANRATATGSCNAAIPVAARWDPVTNPRGVKCNSNEQLANQLGRDPKTGFVRSPLDTTGVQYGLAALKSGTITAAQFADLNAAIGGLDHTGKPVAQRIAADPKALETVYAEDIVNSASQGLRETPIIDQRTDLDLAGFGNDIHTTEWSYVMRQRLLRANGTAGNQVIIENHPTAPEAAAAGAYELDAMDRWLTAIDADASHRTPQQKVLANRPADLGDGCYLSAASRITEKLTYPASGRCGAQYPVAANTRMVAGESLSLDVLKCRLKPLDFRDYPVTFTAADQERLRAAFPGGVCDHRRPGVGQHPPIGTWLSYGDERTGTTPPTKPR, encoded by the coding sequence GTGGCGAACCGTGCTTTGCGCTCATCCACCGTGGTGGCGGCCCTGACCGCGCCGGTCCTCCTGCTGGGGCCGGCGGCCGCGGTGGCCGCTCCCGGTACCCCGCCCGGGCGGCAGCTGACGATCGAGAGCGTGTCGAACCCGCGGCCGGCGCTCGTCAGCGGCGGCCAGGTCCTGGTCAAGGTCGTCCCGCCGGCGCGACCCGTGCGGGTCGACGTCAGCGCCAACGGCCACGACGTCACAGCGGGGTTCCGGGCCCAGCCCGACGGCAGCCTGCTCGGCCTGGTGACCGGCCTGCGCGACGGCGCCAACGAGCTGAGCGCCCGGACGAGCGGACGCGGCCCGGAGCAGCGGGCGAACCTGCGCGTCACCAACCACCCGGGCACCGGGCCGGTCTTCTCCGGCTCGCAGCAGCTCCCGTTCTACTGCGAGACCCAGGCGTTCGGCCTGCCGCCGGCGGTGCAGCCGTTCTGCAGCGCCCCGACCCAGGTGAGCTACCGGTACAAGACCACCGCCGGGGTGTTCGCGCCGCTGGCGGACCCGGCGGCCCGGCCGGCGGACCTCGCGACGGCCACGGTCGGCGGCCACGCGGTGCCGTACGTGGTCCGCGTCGAGCGCGGCACGATCGACCGCGCCGTCTACGAGCTGGCGGCGCTCTACGACGGCGAGCCGTCGCCCGTGGCGCCGGACCGCGGCTGGAACGGGAAGCTGGTCTACACCTTCGGCGGCGGGTGCAACGCGGGCTACCACCAAGGCACCTCGACCGGCGGGGTCGTCAACGACCTGTTCCTGGCCCAGGGGTACGCGGTCGCGTCGTCGAGCCTGAACGTGCTCGACAACAACTGCAGCCCGATCATCTCGGCCGAAGCGGCGATGATGGTCAAGGAGCACTTCATCGAGACCTACGGCCCGGTCGCCCACACGATCGGCTGGGGTGGCTCGGGCGGGGCGATCCAGCAGTACGACATCGCCGAGAACTACCCCGGCATCGTCGACGGCATCATCCCCGGCGTGTCGTTCCCGGACCCGCTGAGCGTGGGCGGCCCGGTGTCGGACTGCCGCCTGCTGAACCAGTACTTCGCCGGGCCCGGCGCGTCGTTCACCGCGGCGCAGAAGCAGGCCGTCGCGGGCTTCGCCAGCTACGACACCTGCGTTTCCTGGGAGCAGACCTTCGCCAACCGCGCCACCGCGACCGGCAGCTGCAACGCGGCCATCCCGGTCGCGGCCCGCTGGGATCCGGTCACCAACCCGCGCGGGGTGAAGTGCAACTCCAACGAGCAGCTGGCCAACCAGCTCGGGCGCGACCCGAAGACCGGGTTCGTGCGCAGCCCGCTGGACACCACCGGCGTGCAGTACGGGTTGGCCGCGCTGAAGTCCGGGACGATCACCGCGGCGCAGTTCGCCGACCTCAACGCCGCCATCGGCGGGCTCGACCACACCGGAAAGCCCGTGGCGCAGCGGATCGCCGCCGATCCGAAGGCGCTCGAGACGGTGTACGCCGAAGACATCGTGAACTCGGCTTCGCAGGGCTTGCGGGAGACGCCGATCATCGACCAGCGGACCGACCTGGACCTCGCCGGGTTCGGCAACGACATCCACACCACCGAGTGGTCTTACGTGATGCGGCAACGGCTTCTGCGGGCCAACGGCACCGCGGGCAACCAGGTCATCATCGAAAACCACCCCACCGCACCCGAAGCGGCGGCCGCCGGCGCCTACGAGCTCGACGCGATGGACCGCTGGCTCACCGCGATCGACGCCGACGCTTCGCACCGGACTCCCCAGCAGAAGGTGCTGGCGAACCGCCCGGCCGATCTCGGCGACGGGTGCTACCTCTCCGCCGCGTCCCGGATCACCGAGAAGCTGACGTACCCGGCGAGCGGCCGGTGCGGCGCGCAGTACCCGGTGGCGGCCAACACCCGGATGGTGGCGGGCGAGAGCCTCTCGCTGGACGTGCTGAAGTGCCGGCTGAAGCCGCTGGACTTCCGCGACTACCCGGTCACCTTCACGGCCGCGGACCAGGAGCGGCTGCGCGCGGCCTTCCCCGGCGGGGTGTGCGACCACCGCCGCCCGGGCGTCGGCCAGCACCCGCCGATCGGGACCTGGCTGAGCTACGGCGACGAACGGACGGGGACCACCCCGCCGACGAAGCCGCGGTGA
- a CDS encoding DUF5313 family protein: MGRQRPGPLRWIRYVYGARLPDRYREWVLHDATAKTWLIRFAIRICFEALPWLAAAFVLVVTLTPIPVPLLLTGLALSLFLGLFFTLTSADELAEVRLGKHGFPRGTGKKVRAEHGRPATWP; the protein is encoded by the coding sequence ATGGGCAGGCAGAGGCCAGGGCCGCTGCGGTGGATCCGGTACGTCTACGGCGCGCGGCTGCCCGACCGCTATCGCGAGTGGGTCCTGCACGACGCCACCGCGAAAACGTGGCTGATCCGGTTCGCGATCCGGATCTGCTTCGAAGCGCTGCCCTGGCTCGCGGCGGCCTTCGTCCTGGTGGTCACCCTCACCCCGATCCCGGTTCCGCTGCTGCTCACCGGGCTCGCGCTGAGCTTGTTCCTCGGCCTGTTCTTCACCTTGACCAGCGCCGACGAGCTCGCCGAAGTCCGGCTCGGCAAGCACGGCTTCCCCCGCGGAACCGGCAAGAAGGTCCGCGCCGAGCACGGGCGTCCCGCGACGTGGCCGTGA